GGGTCGTCCACCACTTCCGGGGCATCGAAGTTGAGGAAGTTCAGGTAGTCCACCACCTTCTTGTCGGCGGTGATGTTGGAACCCCGGGCGTACACCAGTTGGGCCTTGTCGCCCAGCACATTGCGCATGCCGTCGTAGAGCGTCACCGACTGCGCCGGCACGCCGGCGGCGGCCCAGCTGCCCATCATGTCGATGGGGGCCTTGGCCAGCGGGCCGACCAGGGCGATCTTCGCGGTTTTCTTCAGCGGCAGGGTGTCGTTGTGGTTCTTCAGCAGCACCAGGCTGCGGCGGGCGATGTCCCGGGCGTCGCTGCGGTGCAGGCGGCTTTCGGCGTTGGTGTCGGCCGGGTCGTCCTCGGCCTTGCCGATGCGCACGTAAGGGTCCTTGAACAGGCCCATGTCGTACTTGGCCGCCAGTACTTCACGCACGGCGTTGTCGATGTCCTTCTGCTCGATCTCGCCGGACTTGAGCAGCCCCGGCAGCTCCTTGCCGTACAGCGAGTCGTTCATGCTCATGTCGATGCCGGCCTTGATCGCCAGCTTGGCCGCTTCGCGACCGTCCTTGGCGACGCCGTGGCGGATCAGCTCGATGATCGCCCCGTGGTCGCTCACCGCCAGGCCCTTGAAGCCCCATTCCTTGCGCAACAGGTCGTTCATCAGCCAGGTGTTGGAGGTGGCCGGCACGCCGTTGATCGAGTTCAGGGCCACCATCACCCCGCCGGCACCGGCGTCAATGGCTGCGCGGTAGGGCGGCAGGTAGTCCTGGTACATCTTCACCGGGCTCATGTCGACGATGTTGTAGTCGCGACCGCCCTCCACCGCGCCATACAGGGCGAAGTGCTTGACGCTGGCCATGATGCTGTCCGGCAGGGCCGGGCTCTGGCCCTGGTAGGCATTGACCATGACCTTGGCAATGCGCGAGACCAGGTAGGTGTCCTCGCCGAAGCCTTCGGAGGTGCGGCCCCAGCGCGGATCGCGGGAGATGTCCACCATCGGCGCGAAGGTGATGTCCAGGCTGTCGGCGCTGGCTTCCTTGGCGGCGATGCGCCCGGAGCGGCCGATGGCGTCCATGTCCCAGCTGGACGCCAGGGCCAGGCTGATGGGGAAGATGGTCCGGTGGCCGTGGATCACGTCATAGGCGAAGAACATCGGGATCTTCAGCCGGCTGCGCATGGCCGCGTCCTGCATCGGCCGGTTTTCCGGACGGGTGATGGAGTTGAAGGTGCCGCCGATATTGCCCGCGGCGATTTCCTTGCGGATCAGCTCGCGGGGCATTTCCGGGCCGATGCTGATCAGGCGCAACTGGCCGATCTTCTCTTCCAGGGTCATGCGCTTGAGCAGGTCGTTGATAAAGGCGTCTTTGTTTTCCAGGGGGACCGGGGCAGATTCGGCCAATACAGGGTGACTGGCCAGGCTGACCAGAAGGCCCAGCAAACACAGCTTATTCATGAATAGTGTTCTCAAGGGCTCAAGACCGACGCATGAGTGACGCGTCGAACAGCCAAAATTTAGGGAGCGACTATTGTTGTTCAGATAAATCCAGCACACTTCAGGCCGTGTGAAAACCACTGCGTTCGGCAATACGGCGTTAAAAACAGGCTCGTGCGCGAGTCCGATCGGAATGCTCATGTAGGCTCCTACACTTCGCGTCCTCGCCTGTTTTTGCCTTGTCTTGCCTTCACTCGCGACGTTTTCACACCGCCTTATTTCTGAACTCTTTTTCGCGCTGGGCATCTTTTAGCCCATCAGCCCGATGCATTCCAGTGGCGCAGGCAGATTTTGCCCCACAGGATGTGTGAAAACGGGCAAAAGATTCTTTTCCATCAGGTTGTGCAAGGAGCCCCACCCATGAACATCACCCAAAGCCTGCGTTCGAGCTGGCCTGTCGCTGCCCTGTTGCTGCTCACCAGCCTGCTCAGCGGCTGTGGCATCAACAACATTCCGACCCTGGACGAGCAGGTCAAGGCCGACTGGGGCCAGGTACAGAACCAGTACCAGCGCCGCGCCGACCTGATCCCCAACCTGGTGGAAACCGTCAAGGGCTACGCCAAGCACGAGGAAGAAACCCTGACCGCGGTGATCGAGGCGCGGGCCAAGGCCACCTCGATCCAGGTGGACGCCAAGACCCTGGACAACCCGGAAAAGCTCAAGCAGTTCCAGCAGGCCCAGGACCAGTTGAGCGGAGCCCTGAGCCGCCTGATGGTGGTGTCCGAGCGCTACCCGGATCTCAAGGCCAACCAGAACTTCCTGGCCCTGCAATCCCAGCTTGAAGGCACCGAGAACCGCATCGCCGTGGCCCGTCGCGACTTCATCCTGGCGGTGCAGAAGTACAACACCGAGATCCGCACCTTCCCCGGCCGCCTGTGGCACAGCCTGATGTACAGCGACCTGCCGGTGCGTGAATCCTTCGAAGCCACCAGCCCTGACGCCGACAAAGCGCCGCAAGTGAAATTCTGATGGCCCTCGGGCAGCGCGTGCTACGAGGCGCGCTGCTGTGGCTGGGGCTGGTGAGTGGCGCCGTACTGGCGCAACCCTCAGGTTCAACACCCATGGATGGGGTGCCGTTGCGTGCGACGCAGCCCTCTGTCCAGGTCGGGCCTGCACCGGCCACGGCCACGGCGACAGCGGCACCGATTGCAAGCCTGTTCCCCCCGTTGACCGGGCGTGTGGTGGACACCGCCCAGTTGCTGACGCCTTCGGCGCAGGTCTACCTGACGCAGATGCTCGAACGGCTTGAACAAAGCACCAGCGACCAGGTGGTGGTGGTCACGGTGCCGAGCCTGGGCGGCTACAGCATCGAGGAGTTCGGCCTGCAACTGGGCCGGCACTGGGGCATCGGCCGCAAGGACAGGAACAACGGTGTCCTGCTGCTGGTGGCCAAGGACGAGCGCCAGGTGCGGATCGAGGTGGGCTACGGGCTGGAAGGGCGGATCGACGATATCTGGGCGCACCTGATCATCAACGACTCGATCATTCCGTACTTCAAGGATGAGCTGTACTCCTCCGGGATCATTACCGGCACCACCTCCATCGTGCGTCTGCTGGAGCCCAACAGCACGCGGATGCTGGAGCATCGCTGGGTGGTGCAGAGCTGGTACCAGCAGATCGAATGGCTGTGGTGGTTCAAGCTGGTGTTTTTCTCGGTGTTCGTCGGCGTGCCGCTGGTCGGGCTCTTGCTCTACACGCGCGACGACGGTGAAGCGGCAAGCGCCGGGCGGCGCGACACCGGCGATGACTCGTCCAGGCGCGAGCCCAGGGCCGAGCGCGACAGCAGTGCGAGCAGCGGTTCATTCGACTGGTTCGACTCCAGCAGCTCCAGCTCCAGTTCCAGCTCGGATTCGGACAGTTTCAGGGGCGGCGGTGGCAGTTTTGGCGGTGGCGGGGCGTCTGGCAGTTGGTAGTACACGCGGACAAACATTAAGGATGAGGTGCTGATGCGACTCTATAAAATCGGCCTGGTGCTGTTGCTCTGGGTCTTCGCGGTCTCGGCCCAGGCCGAACTCAGGTTCCCGGCCCTGACCGGGCGGGTGGTGGACGACGCGCAGATGATCGAGCCGAGCGTCCGCGCCCAGCTGACTCGGGAACTGCAAGCCCACGAACAGGCCACCAGCGAACAGTTGGTGGTGGTGACCCTGCCGGACCTGCAAGGCGCCAGCATCGAGGACTACGGCTACCAGTTGGGGCGCCACTGGGGCATCGGCCAGAAGGACAAGAACAACGGCGCGCTGCTGATCGTCGCTCGGGACGAGCGCAAGCTGCGCATCGAAGTGGGCTACGGCCTGGAGGAGCGCCTGACCGACGCCCAGGCCTCGGTGATCATCAACCAGGTGATCACTCCGGCGTTCAAGACCGGGCAGTTCAGCAAGGGCATCAGCGACGGGGTTTCGGCCATGCTCCTGGTGCTCGGCGGCACGCCGCTGGACGAGCCGGCCACGGCCTACGACAGCGGCGGCGAGAGCAGTCCGCAGGACGATTTTGTCCAGCGTCACCCGTGGCTGTTCCTCTTCATGGTGCTGCTGTTCATCCTGGTGGTGATGGTGGCGCAGGCGCTCGGTTTCATTACCACCACCAGCGGTCGCGGCGGTGGTGGGGGTGGTTTCGGCGGTGGCGGTTTTGGTGGTGGGTCCGGCGGTGGCGGCTTCAGCGGTGGCGGCGGCAGTTTTGGCGGCGGCGGTTCCTCCGGCGGCTGGTAACTCAAAATAAAAAGCGGAAATCCAACGACATGGCATTACTCAGTGAATACGAACAACGGCAAGTGGCCGAAGCCATTGCCCGGGTGGAGCAGCAGACCGACGCCGAACTGGTGACAGTGCTGGCCGCCCGGGCCGACGACTACGCCTATATCCCGCTGCTCTGGGCCAGCCTGCTGGCGCTGGTGGTGCCGGGGCTGGTGCACTACGCCACCGGCTGGCTGAACATGCACCTGTTGCTGCTGGCGCAATGGGCGACCTTCATCGTGCTGTGCCTGGTGTTTCGCCTGCCGCGGATCACCACCCGGCTGATCCCGCGCTCGGTACGTCACTGGCGGGCCTCCAACCTGGCCCGGCGCCAGTTCCTCGAACAGAACCTGCACCACACCGTGGGCGGCACCGGGGTGCTGATCTTTGTCAGCGAAGCCGAGCGCTACGTGGAAATCCTCGTGGACGAAGGCATTTCCAAGCGTCTGGATAACAAGCAGTGGAACGGTATCGTGCGCAACTTTACCCAGCAGGTCCGGCAGGGCCAGACCCTGCAGGGCTTCCTCGACTGCATTGAGGCCAGCGGCGAACTGCTCAAGGCCCATGTGCCCCTGACCCAGGTGCGCAACGAATTGCCCAACCGCCTGGTGGTGCTCAACTGAGCCCCTTGGGGGCCGGCTTGCCGGCCCATGGCCCTTGAGCCTTGCACTGCCCTGGGGAGACGGTTTTTTTACCGTCGGGTGAATAACTCCGTGCCCCGACGGGGTTTGCTCCCTAAAATACCCGCCACTCCCTGATTCACACCCCGCATCGCCCGAGGCACCTGCCCCCATGTCCGTTACTGCTCCTTCCGCCCGCTCCGCGCCGGATCATCACGCCCAGTTCCTGCAATTGCTCGACACCAGCCTTGCGCAGAACGCCTTTATCAAGCTGGTACTGGCCAAGCACGTGGGCCCGGAAGCGGACCTGCAACGCCTGATCATCAAGCAGCTGACGGTCAAGGAGCAGCCGTGCCTGTCCTTCGTCTATCGCTACAAGACCCGCGACATCACCAAGAACTTCACCTTGGACGAAGGCAGCGCCGCCATCGCCGAGCTGCTGCCGGCTGCGTTCAAGAACGCCCACCTGCTGACCCTGACCGATGAAGTGCAGCTGGAATACAGCAAGAAGGGCAAGAGCTCGCTGTTCAGGGGCAAGCCGCAAACCCAGCGCGATGTGCCGTCGGCCGAGCACAACCGCGAGAAGAACCGGTTCCTCGACCTCAGCCGGCCGTTCCTCGCCGACCTGGGGGTGACCAACAAGCAGCACGAGCTGATTCCGGCGATGTCGCGCAAGTGGAAGCAGATCAACAAGTTCATCGAAGTCTTCAGCCACGCCCTGAGCAGTTCGCCGATCAAGCTCGATCAGCCGGTACGGGTGGCGGACTTCGGTTCCGGCAAGGGCTACCTGACCTTCGCCATCCACGACTACCTGCGCAACACCCTCAAGGTCGAGGGCGAGGTGACCGGCGTCGAATTGCGCGAGGACATGGTGACCCTGTGCAACGCCGCCGCGCAGCGCCTTGCGCACCCGGGTCTGGTGTTCAAGTGCGGTGACGTGCGCAGCGTGGCCCCCAGCCAGCTGGAGGTGATGATCGCCCTGCATGCCTGCGACATCGCCACCGACTACGCGATCCACACCGGCATCCGCTCCGGCGCGGCGATCATCATGTGCTCGCCGTGCTGCCACAAGCAGATCCGCCAGCAGATCCAGAGCCCGGCGCTGCTCAAGCCGATGCTGCAATACGGCCTGCACCTGGGGCAGCAGGCGGAGATGGTCACCGACAGCCTGCGGGCCTTGTTCCTCGAAGCCTGCGGTTATGAAACCAAGGTCTTCGAGTTCATCTCCCTGGAACACACCAACAAGAACAAGATGATCCTGGCGGTCAAGCGTGCCGAACCGGTTGACCCGACCCCGCTGCTGGCCAGGATCGAAGAACTCAAGGCCTTCTACCAGATCAGCGAGCACTGCCTGGAAACCCTGCTCAAGGCAGACCAGCAGTTGTAAGTGACAAGCGACAAGCCGCAAGCCGCAAGCCAGCCACTTGCCGCTTACAGCTTGCCGCTTACAGCTTGCCGCTTGCCGCTGTAGTACCAGGCTATTACCCGGGCTGGCGTAATGGGACTACCTTGAGTACTTCTTCCGCCCACGTCTTTCCCTGAAAGGAGTCCACTCCATGGCCGCGAAAAAGATCCTCATGCTGGTTGGCGATTACGTCGAAGACTACGAAGTGATGGTGCCGTTTCAGGCGCTGCTGATGGTCGGTCACACGGTGCACGCCGTGTGCCCGGACAAGCGCGCCGGGCAGACCGTGCGCACGGCGATCCACGACTTCGAGGGCGACCAGACCTACAGCGAGAAGCCGGGGCACCTGTTTGCCCTCAACTTCGACTTCGCCCAGGTCAACTCCGCTGATTACGACGCGCTGCTGATCCCCGGCGGACGCGCTCCGGAATACCTGCGGCTGAACGCCAAGGTGCTGCAACTGGTCCAGGAGTTCGACCAGGCCTGCAAGCCGATCGCCGCGGTGTGCCACGGTGCGCAACTGCTGGCCGCGGCGGGCATCCTTGAAGGCCGCGAGTGCAGCGCCTACCCGGCCTGTGCCCCGGAAGTGCGGTTGGCCGGCGGCACCTACATCGATATCCCGGTGACCGAAGGCCACGTCCAGGGCAATCTGGCCACCGCCCCGGCCTGGCCGGCGCACCCCAGCTGGCTGGCCGGTTTCCTGGGCTTGCTGGGCACCAAAATCACCCTGTAAGCGAGGACCACGCCATGTGCGAGCTGTACGTCAAGGCCGACCCGATTCTCTACGAGTCCCGCTCCCGTTCGCTGCGCATCTGTGGCGTGGTCACCACCTTGCGCCTGGAAAACCAGTTCTGGGACATCCTCAGCGAGATCGCCGAAGCCGACGGCATGACCACCAACCAGCTGATCGCCAAGCTGTATGAAGAGGTCATGGACTACCGCGGCGAAGTGGTGAACTTCGCTTCCTTCCTGCGGGTCAGTTGCACCCGCTACCTGAGCCAGCGGCGTACTGCCGCGCCCGATCTCAGCCTGGTGCGGCGCAACGCACTGTAGCCGCTGCCGCAGGCTGCGAACGGCCCGCAGGGACGCGGGTTTCTGAAGGCCGCTCAAGGTTTGGCGGGCGATCGCCAAGCAAGGTCCAGCGGACCTTTGCGCAGCCTCGCGGGCTCGGCAGCGGCGCCCGGGCTCAGCTGATTTTGCTGAGGAAGCCCGGGAGTTGCGGTTCCGGGAGCACCGCCAGCACTTTGAGGCGTTGCAGCATGCGCTGGCGGGCGCGTTGCAGGTGTTCCCTGAGGTTCAGGGCGGCGGCGTCGAAGGCACCGTGCAGCAACAGTTCGAGAATCAGTCGGTGCTCGGCGAGCATCGCCGGGTCGGCACCGATGCCCAGCAGGCGGTAGAAAATCCGGTTGATGATCATCGGGCTCTGGGCCTGGCGGATCAGCGCTGCCATCTTGCGGTTGTGCAAGCCGCTCAGGCAGTGCTGGTGCAGGTCTTCTTCCAGGCGCTCCAGCACCTCCAGGTCGCAATGCTCGGCCTGTTGCGCCTGGGTCACCCGTTCCAGCATCTGTTCCAGGTGCTCGCGCGCCAGGCCCGGGGCGCTCTGGCGCAGGGCCTCGGGTTCCAGGCAGGCGCGCAGTTCGTAGTCTTCGGTGACTTCGCGAGCGGTCAGCGGCCCGGCCAGCCATTGAGAGTAGGGCTCCTTTTCCACCAGGCCGCGATCGCGCAGGCGCATCAGCGCCTCGCGGACCACCGCGCGGCTGACGCCGTAGTGCTCGGCGGCAGCCTGTTCGTCGAGGCGGAAGTGGCCAAAGGCGATGCAGGTGGAGAGGGCGCCGCTCAGTTCCTCGTAGATCCGTTCTCCCAGGGGGCGGGTGTCCACCAGTTCTTCATCGCTGGCCAGTCCCAGGTGCGCATGGCTCAGGGGCAGGCGCAGCGGTTCGATCTCCAGGCCCTGGGGGTTGATCAGGTAGCCGCGGCCATCAAAACGGCTGATCAGGCCTTCGCCGTGCAACAGGTCGAGGGCCTTGCGCACCGGCACCCGGCTGGTGCCGAACAGTTCAGCCAGCGGCGCTTCCAGCAGCACCAGGCCCTGCAGGGCGGTGCCCTGGAGGATGGCGTCGCGCAATACCTGACGGATCATGGCGTAGCGCGATGCGGTGCGCGGGTCCTCTGCTGACACTGCTTTCATCGGTTCCTCTAGGGGGCTGGGCGGCGATGGCCGGGGATTCTCTCACAGTTGCCGAGTGTCACTGAGTGCCACGTTTGCCTGCCCCGTCCTGGGGCCTTCATGGCCGGGTTGTTACCTTTCTGCACCAAAATGTACTTTTTAATAAAAGATACATTATTTCATTGGCATGAGCAGACGCGAGGCTTTTCTCCGTCGGTGGCTCAGCGGCCTGTCTCTGCAACCCACTCTGCCTCGATATTCCAGGGCCATTTCCAAGTTTTCGGAACGGGTGACGAGGTGCGCGGGCTCTTGAGCTGGCACGGAATCTGCTCTGAATAAAATGTACATTTTAATAATTAGTACATTTTATCGATTTGCGGAGTGAACCATGCATCCAGATTCGTTGAGCGACGCCACGGCGATGGCCCAAGCCTTCGCCCAGGGCCGCACCGATCCGGTCCAGGTCCTGGAGCAGGCCCTGGCGTTGGCCGAGGCGACGCCCCATGTGTTCATTTCCCTGTGCCCGGCCCGGGCCCGGCGCGAGGCCGAGGCGGCTGCCGCCCGGTGGCGTGACGGCCAGCCGCTGAGCCTGCTGGATGGCGTGCCCCTGGCCTGGAAGGATCTGTTCGACCTCGCCGGCAGCATCACCACCGCCGCCGCCCAGGTGCGGCGCGATGCAGCGCCGGCCGGCGTCGATGCGCCCAGCGTGCGGCAGTTGTGCCGCGCCGGGCTGGTCAGCCTGGGCAAGACCAATCTCAGCGAATTCGCTTACTCCGGGCTCGGCCTGAATCCGCACTTCGGCACCCCGATCAATCCCCACAGCGATGCCCAGCCACGGATTCCCGGTGGCTCTTCGGCAGGTTCCGCCGTGGCGGTGGCCGCCGGTATCGTGCCGATCGCCATGGGCACCGACACCGCCGGTTCGATCCGCATCCCCGCGGCCTTCAATGGCCTGGTGGGCTACCGCGCCACATCCCGGCGCTATGACCGCGACGGGGTGTTTCCCCTGGCCCACAGCCTCGACAGCCTCGGGCCGCTGACCCGCAGCGTGCGCGATGCCTGGGTGATCGACGCTCTGCTGCGCGGTGGCGACCCACGGCAACTGCCGCTGCCGCGCAGCCTGGCCGGGCAGCGCTTCTGGGTCGATTCGCCAGTGCTCGACGACAGCCGCACCCAAGCGGCGGTGCGCGCCAACCTGCTGCAGGTGGTCGAATGCCTGCAACAGGCCGGGGCGCGGGTGGAGCAACGGCCGCTGCACAGCCTGCAAGCCACCCTGCAACTGATCCAGGAACACGGCTGGCTCGGCGCCGCCGAAGCCTTCGCCCTGCACCAGCCGTTGCTCGACAGCGAGTACGCCGAGCAACTGGACCCACGGGTGCGCCGGCGCCTGGAAAGCGCCCGGCAGATGCCGGCCAGCCAACTGTTGCGGCTGTACCAAGCGCGGCGCCAGTTGCAGCAGCAAATGCACGACGAACTGGACGGCGCGGTGCTGATCACCCCCAGCGTGGCCCATGTGGCGCCGCCCCTGGCGCCCCTGGAGCAGGACGACGAACTCTTTGCCCGGACCAACCTGGCAACCCTGCGCCTGACCATGCCCGGCAGTTTCCTCGACATGCCCGGGGTGGCCCTGCCCAGCGGCCGCGATGCCCAGGGCCTGCCCACCGGGTTGCTGCTGAGCCTGCCCCAGGGCCATGACCAGCAGTTGCTGAACACGGCCCTGGCGCTGGAGGCGGTGCTGCCGCGCTAGGCCCCGACGATTTTTTTCCAACAACAAGCAATCACTGGAGGCCGCTCATGGCTAAAGAAATTCTCTGTGCATTTGGTGTCGATGTGGACGCGGTGGCCGGCTGGCTCGGCTCCTACGGCGGCGAGGATTCGCCGGACGACATCTCCCGGGGCCTGTTCGCCGGGGAAGTCGGCGCGCCGCGCCTGCTCAAGCTGTTCGAGCGCTATGGCCTGCGCACCACCTGGTTCATCCCCGGGCACTCCATGGAAACCTTTCCCGAGCAGATGAAGGCCGTGGCTGATGCCGGCCACGAGATCGGCGTGCATGGCTACAGCCACGAGAACCCCATCGCCATGACCGCCGAACAGGAGGAGATCGTGCTCGACAAGTCCATCGAGCTGATCACCCGAGTCACCGGCAAGCGCCCCACCGGCTACGTCGCGCCCTGGTGGGAATTCAGCAAGG
This genomic stretch from Pseudomonas sp. Os17 harbors:
- a CDS encoding TPM domain-containing protein, whose protein sequence is MALGQRVLRGALLWLGLVSGAVLAQPSGSTPMDGVPLRATQPSVQVGPAPATATATAAPIASLFPPLTGRVVDTAQLLTPSAQVYLTQMLERLEQSTSDQVVVVTVPSLGGYSIEEFGLQLGRHWGIGRKDRNNGVLLLVAKDERQVRIEVGYGLEGRIDDIWAHLIINDSIIPYFKDELYSSGIITGTTSIVRLLEPNSTRMLEHRWVVQSWYQQIEWLWWFKLVFFSVFVGVPLVGLLLYTRDDGEAASAGRRDTGDDSSRREPRAERDSSASSGSFDWFDSSSSSSSSSSDSDSFRGGGGSFGGGGASGSW
- a CDS encoding class I SAM-dependent methyltransferase, which produces MSVTAPSARSAPDHHAQFLQLLDTSLAQNAFIKLVLAKHVGPEADLQRLIIKQLTVKEQPCLSFVYRYKTRDITKNFTLDEGSAAIAELLPAAFKNAHLLTLTDEVQLEYSKKGKSSLFRGKPQTQRDVPSAEHNREKNRFLDLSRPFLADLGVTNKQHELIPAMSRKWKQINKFIEVFSHALSSSPIKLDQPVRVADFGSGKGYLTFAIHDYLRNTLKVEGEVTGVELREDMVTLCNAAAQRLAHPGLVFKCGDVRSVAPSQLEVMIALHACDIATDYAIHTGIRSGAAIIMCSPCCHKQIRQQIQSPALLKPMLQYGLHLGQQAEMVTDSLRALFLEACGYETKVFEFISLEHTNKNKMILAVKRAEPVDPTPLLARIEELKAFYQISEHCLETLLKADQQL
- a CDS encoding LemA family protein, translated to MNITQSLRSSWPVAALLLLTSLLSGCGINNIPTLDEQVKADWGQVQNQYQRRADLIPNLVETVKGYAKHEEETLTAVIEARAKATSIQVDAKTLDNPEKLKQFQQAQDQLSGALSRLMVVSERYPDLKANQNFLALQSQLEGTENRIAVARRDFILAVQKYNTEIRTFPGRLWHSLMYSDLPVRESFEATSPDADKAPQVKF
- a CDS encoding GntR family transcriptional regulator is translated as MKAVSAEDPRTASRYAMIRQVLRDAILQGTALQGLVLLEAPLAELFGTSRVPVRKALDLLHGEGLISRFDGRGYLINPQGLEIEPLRLPLSHAHLGLASDEELVDTRPLGERIYEELSGALSTCIAFGHFRLDEQAAAEHYGVSRAVVREALMRLRDRGLVEKEPYSQWLAGPLTAREVTEDYELRACLEPEALRQSAPGLAREHLEQMLERVTQAQQAEHCDLEVLERLEEDLHQHCLSGLHNRKMAALIRQAQSPMIINRIFYRLLGIGADPAMLAEHRLILELLLHGAFDAAALNLREHLQRARQRMLQRLKVLAVLPEPQLPGFLSKIS
- a CDS encoding DJ-1/PfpI family protein — encoded protein: MAAKKILMLVGDYVEDYEVMVPFQALLMVGHTVHAVCPDKRAGQTVRTAIHDFEGDQTYSEKPGHLFALNFDFAQVNSADYDALLIPGGRAPEYLRLNAKVLQLVQEFDQACKPIAAVCHGAQLLAAAGILEGRECSAYPACAPEVRLAGGTYIDIPVTEGHVQGNLATAPAWPAHPSWLAGFLGLLGTKITL
- the bglX gene encoding beta-glucosidase BglX, whose translation is MNKLCLLGLLVSLASHPVLAESAPVPLENKDAFINDLLKRMTLEEKIGQLRLISIGPEMPRELIRKEIAAGNIGGTFNSITRPENRPMQDAAMRSRLKIPMFFAYDVIHGHRTIFPISLALASSWDMDAIGRSGRIAAKEASADSLDITFAPMVDISRDPRWGRTSEGFGEDTYLVSRIAKVMVNAYQGQSPALPDSIMASVKHFALYGAVEGGRDYNIVDMSPVKMYQDYLPPYRAAIDAGAGGVMVALNSINGVPATSNTWLMNDLLRKEWGFKGLAVSDHGAIIELIRHGVAKDGREAAKLAIKAGIDMSMNDSLYGKELPGLLKSGEIEQKDIDNAVREVLAAKYDMGLFKDPYVRIGKAEDDPADTNAESRLHRSDARDIARRSLVLLKNHNDTLPLKKTAKIALVGPLAKAPIDMMGSWAAAGVPAQSVTLYDGMRNVLGDKAQLVYARGSNITADKKVVDYLNFLNFDAPEVVDDPRPAQQMIDEAVQAAKQADVIVAAVGESRGMSHESSSRTDLLIPASQRDLIKALKATGKPLVLVLMNGRPLSLLEENQQADAILETWFSGTEGGNAIADVLFGDYNPSGKLPITFPRTVGQIPTYYNHLTIGRPFTPGKPGNYTSQYFDDTTGPLFPFGYGLSYTSFSLSDMALSSTTLNKSGKLDASVTVKNTGKRDGETVVQLYIQDVAGSMIRPIKELKNFQKVMLKAGEEKSIHFTITEDDLKFYNAQLKYAAEPGDFNVQIGLDSQDVKQQSFELL
- a CDS encoding ribbon-helix-helix domain-containing protein; amino-acid sequence: MCELYVKADPILYESRSRSLRICGVVTTLRLENQFWDILSEIAEADGMTTNQLIAKLYEEVMDYRGEVVNFASFLRVSCTRYLSQRRTAAPDLSLVRRNAL
- a CDS encoding amidase, which codes for MHPDSLSDATAMAQAFAQGRTDPVQVLEQALALAEATPHVFISLCPARARREAEAAAARWRDGQPLSLLDGVPLAWKDLFDLAGSITTAAAQVRRDAAPAGVDAPSVRQLCRAGLVSLGKTNLSEFAYSGLGLNPHFGTPINPHSDAQPRIPGGSSAGSAVAVAAGIVPIAMGTDTAGSIRIPAAFNGLVGYRATSRRYDRDGVFPLAHSLDSLGPLTRSVRDAWVIDALLRGGDPRQLPLPRSLAGQRFWVDSPVLDDSRTQAAVRANLLQVVECLQQAGARVEQRPLHSLQATLQLIQEHGWLGAAEAFALHQPLLDSEYAEQLDPRVRRRLESARQMPASQLLRLYQARRQLQQQMHDELDGAVLITPSVAHVAPPLAPLEQDDELFARTNLATLRLTMPGSFLDMPGVALPSGRDAQGLPTGLLLSLPQGHDQQLLNTALALEAVLPR
- a CDS encoding TPM domain-containing protein; translation: MRLYKIGLVLLLWVFAVSAQAELRFPALTGRVVDDAQMIEPSVRAQLTRELQAHEQATSEQLVVVTLPDLQGASIEDYGYQLGRHWGIGQKDKNNGALLIVARDERKLRIEVGYGLEERLTDAQASVIINQVITPAFKTGQFSKGISDGVSAMLLVLGGTPLDEPATAYDSGGESSPQDDFVQRHPWLFLFMVLLFILVVMVAQALGFITTTSGRGGGGGGFGGGGFGGGSGGGGFSGGGGSFGGGGSSGGW
- a CDS encoding TPM domain-containing protein, whose translation is MALLSEYEQRQVAEAIARVEQQTDAELVTVLAARADDYAYIPLLWASLLALVVPGLVHYATGWLNMHLLLLAQWATFIVLCLVFRLPRITTRLIPRSVRHWRASNLARRQFLEQNLHHTVGGTGVLIFVSEAERYVEILVDEGISKRLDNKQWNGIVRNFTQQVRQGQTLQGFLDCIEASGELLKAHVPLTQVRNELPNRLVVLN